In the genome of Deinococcus deserti VCD115, one region contains:
- the lysS gene encoding lysine--tRNA ligase: MSDVSPTAGARREGLHEQTVARLNNLDAQVAAGFEAHPYTYARTHHARDVLAAHPANAEGVREPGQEWPETEYSLAGRVTLMRHMGKAAFADLQDEHGSLQLHFSRQDTENFDPTKKIDLGDIIGVRGFPFVTKTGQLTLRVTSWQPLVKSLHPMPSKFHGLQDEELRARRRYLDLMINPERREAFRTRSRAIRYIRNFLDSREFMEVEGPTLQVVAGGTEAKPFTTHHNALSHDFSLRISLELYLKRLLVGGFERVYEIGRNYRNEGIDRTHNPEFTMLEAYFAYGDYNDMMQLVEEMLHGLVTEVKGEPKLSYQGQTVDFSLPFRRLDFVTALKEAAGLDFEPTDLARLRTWTDEKHPEMRKVPDYKLLDKLFGEYVEPTLINPTFVTDVPLAISPLVKAHRSREALAERADLFVAGFELAPIYSELNDALDQRARFEAQTQRRDAGDDEAHEQDEDFLLALEYGMPPAAGMGMGMDRLAMLLTDSDSIRDVLLFPLLRPEGTAAEPDDQVE; the protein is encoded by the coding sequence ATGTCGGATGTTTCTCCCACCGCCGGGGCGCGCCGTGAAGGTCTGCATGAGCAGACAGTCGCCCGCCTGAATAACCTGGACGCGCAGGTCGCCGCCGGGTTTGAAGCCCACCCGTACACGTATGCCCGGACGCATCATGCGCGTGACGTGCTCGCGGCCCATCCGGCGAACGCAGAGGGCGTGCGCGAGCCGGGCCAGGAGTGGCCGGAGACCGAATACTCCCTGGCGGGCCGGGTCACTCTGATGCGGCACATGGGCAAGGCAGCCTTTGCAGATCTGCAGGACGAACATGGCTCCCTGCAACTGCATTTCTCCAGGCAGGACACCGAGAATTTCGATCCGACCAAGAAGATCGACCTGGGCGACATCATTGGCGTGCGGGGATTTCCCTTCGTGACCAAAACTGGTCAGCTGACCTTGCGGGTCACTTCCTGGCAGCCGCTGGTCAAGAGCCTGCATCCGATGCCCAGCAAATTCCATGGCTTGCAGGACGAGGAACTGCGCGCCCGTCGCCGCTACCTGGATCTGATGATCAACCCGGAGCGGCGCGAGGCTTTCCGGACCCGGTCACGTGCCATCCGCTATATCCGCAACTTCCTGGACAGCCGTGAGTTCATGGAGGTCGAGGGGCCAACCCTGCAGGTGGTGGCTGGCGGCACCGAGGCCAAGCCATTTACCACCCACCACAACGCACTGTCGCATGACTTCAGCCTGCGGATCAGCCTGGAGCTGTACCTCAAGCGGCTGCTGGTGGGCGGCTTCGAGCGGGTCTACGAGATCGGGCGCAATTACCGCAACGAAGGCATCGACCGGACGCACAATCCGGAATTCACCATGCTGGAGGCGTACTTTGCCTACGGCGACTATAACGACATGATGCAGCTGGTCGAGGAGATGCTGCATGGTCTGGTGACTGAGGTCAAGGGCGAGCCAAAGCTGAGTTACCAGGGACAGACCGTGGACTTCAGCCTGCCGTTCCGGCGCCTGGATTTCGTGACGGCGCTCAAAGAGGCCGCTGGCCTGGACTTCGAGCCGACGGACCTGGCGCGCCTGCGCACCTGGACCGACGAGAAGCACCCTGAGATGCGTAAGGTGCCGGACTACAAGCTGCTCGACAAGCTGTTTGGCGAGTACGTGGAGCCGACCCTGATCAATCCAACCTTCGTGACCGACGTGCCCCTGGCGATCAGCCCGCTGGTCAAGGCCCACCGCAGCCGCGAGGCCCTGGCGGAGCGCGCTGATCTGTTTGTCGCCGGTTTCGAACTGGCTCCTATCTACAGCGAGCTGAACGACGCCCTGGATCAGCGGGCCCGCTTTGAGGCCCAGACGCAGCGGCGCGACGCTGGGGACGACGAGGCGCACGAGCAGGATGAGGACTTTCTGCTGGCCCTGGAATACGGGATGCCTCCGGCGGCCGGCATGGGCATGGGCATGGACCGGCTGGCGATGCTTCTGACAGACAGTGACTCGATTCGTGACGTGCTCTTGTTTCCACTGCTGCGTCCGGAAGGCACAGCTGCCGAACCAGACGACCAGGTCGAATAA
- a CDS encoding ROK family transcriptional regulator has translation MSAPASAPLDLAAIRARHTALLLQLLWERDRARVDIARDLGMSRSAISSIVSELIGVGLVQEGNTRGSGRAGRRATLLSLNARAAALLAIDLGASHVRMDLMDLRCRTLASRTVPHEVISGPAETYHLLLRLADAVQREAHVPADHVALVGLGVPGPVDQDTGRVIRPPNMPGWDGEPVREALQRHLGLEVLVDNDANLGAQAEARFGPHRGVSDLIYVKAATGIGAGVLLGGRLHRGVRGGAGEIGHISINEQGPVGRSGNPGSLESYAAAQVLVATAEARRAAGAPTLLTDPVTLPALVRHAETDPLARELWEDVGHHLGVAISTALNLFNPAVVVIGGRLAEAGPVFLNAVRSSALSRTMQINAERTRIDLSTLGGDAGVLGAGAMMLDQLLTSSGLPHLYAVSRVSMAAVHATGPPPVPTSVPTPHPPALFSGGTL, from the coding sequence ATGTCTGCGCCTGCCTCTGCCCCTCTTGATCTGGCTGCCATCCGGGCGCGGCATACCGCCTTGCTGCTGCAGCTGCTTTGGGAACGGGACCGGGCACGTGTCGACATCGCACGAGATCTGGGTATGTCACGCAGCGCGATCAGCAGCATCGTCAGTGAGCTGATCGGTGTCGGACTGGTGCAGGAAGGCAATACCCGGGGGAGTGGCCGGGCCGGTCGCCGGGCCACGTTGCTGTCACTGAATGCCCGGGCCGCAGCCCTGCTGGCTATAGACCTGGGTGCCAGTCACGTGCGTATGGACCTGATGGACCTTCGCTGCCGGACACTGGCCTCACGCACGGTGCCGCACGAGGTCATCTCCGGACCGGCCGAGACTTATCACCTGCTGCTGCGCCTGGCCGACGCGGTGCAGCGCGAGGCGCACGTACCAGCTGACCATGTTGCGCTGGTGGGCCTGGGCGTGCCGGGGCCCGTGGACCAGGACACCGGGCGCGTGATCCGCCCCCCCAACATGCCCGGCTGGGACGGTGAGCCAGTGCGCGAGGCCCTGCAAAGGCACCTGGGCCTGGAGGTTCTGGTGGACAATGACGCTAACCTTGGCGCCCAGGCGGAAGCGCGCTTTGGTCCGCACCGCGGCGTATCTGATCTGATTTACGTGAAAGCGGCCACCGGGATCGGGGCGGGCGTTCTGCTGGGAGGCCGGCTGCACCGCGGCGTCCGTGGCGGGGCCGGCGAGATCGGGCACATCAGCATCAACGAACAGGGACCAGTGGGCCGCAGCGGCAACCCGGGAAGTCTGGAAAGCTACGCGGCGGCGCAGGTGCTGGTAGCGACTGCCGAGGCGCGCCGCGCCGCCGGGGCTCCTACCCTGCTCACCGACCCGGTGACCCTGCCCGCCCTGGTCCGTCACGCCGAGACTGACCCTCTGGCGCGCGAACTCTGGGAGGATGTCGGCCACCACCTGGGCGTGGCGATCAGCACAGCCCTGAACCTGTTCAACCCGGCAGTGGTGGTGATTGGAGGACGGTTGGCTGAGGCTGGCCCGGTGTTTCTGAATGCCGTGCGTAGCAGCGCCCTGAGCCGCACCATGCAGATCAACGCCGAGCGGACCCGCATCGACCTGAGCACTCTGGGAGGAGACGCGGGCGTGCTTGGTGCCGGAGCCATGATGCTTGACCAGTTGCTGACCTCGAGCGGGTTGCCGCACCTATACGCCGTTTCACGCGTCTCCATGGCGGCGGTCCATGCCACCGGGCCACCGCCTGTGCCCACGTCTGTGCCCACCCCCCATCCGCCTGCACTCTTCTCTGGAGGAACACTATGA
- a CDS encoding ABC transporter substrate-binding protein: MKKALMLALALATAGSASAAGKVEIFSWWAGDEGPALEALIKLYEQKYPSVKVDNATVSGGAGTNAKAVLKTRMLGGTPPDSFQAHAGQELIGTWVVANRMEDLTPLFKSEGWNKAFPQDLIKLISTKDGIWSVPVNVHRSNVMWYNPAKLKAWGVTAPKTWPEFLSTCAKLKAKGVAAPLVVGENWTQQHLWENVMIGTLGAQNWENLWTGKLKFTDPKVVGAFTTFGKVMDCTNKDASGLSWQQASDRIAAGTSAFNIMGDWAAGYYTTTKKLTPGKDFGWAPSPGTTKVFVMLADSFGLPKGAKNRTEAMNWLKVLGSKQGQDAFNPLKGSIAARIDSDLSKYNTYSKSAAADWKSNKIVGSMAHGAVAPESFMSAFGAIIDQFVAGRDAKGAANAAQQLATRAGIGK; this comes from the coding sequence ATGAAAAAAGCCCTGATGCTCGCCCTTGCTCTTGCCACTGCCGGCAGCGCCTCCGCCGCCGGGAAAGTGGAGATCTTCTCCTGGTGGGCCGGTGACGAAGGTCCCGCCCTGGAAGCGCTGATCAAGCTCTACGAGCAGAAGTACCCCAGCGTGAAAGTGGACAACGCGACCGTTTCGGGCGGTGCCGGCACCAACGCCAAGGCCGTCCTGAAGACCCGCATGCTGGGCGGCACGCCCCCCGACAGCTTCCAGGCGCACGCTGGCCAGGAACTGATCGGCACCTGGGTGGTCGCCAACCGCATGGAAGACCTGACCCCGCTGTTCAAGAGCGAAGGCTGGAACAAGGCCTTTCCTCAGGACCTGATCAAGCTGATCAGCACCAAAGACGGCATCTGGAGCGTGCCGGTCAACGTGCACCGCAGCAACGTCATGTGGTACAACCCCGCCAAACTCAAAGCCTGGGGCGTGACCGCTCCCAAGACCTGGCCCGAGTTCCTCTCCACCTGCGCCAAACTCAAGGCCAAGGGAGTAGCTGCTCCGCTGGTCGTCGGCGAAAACTGGACCCAGCAGCACCTCTGGGAAAACGTCATGATCGGCACGCTGGGCGCTCAGAACTGGGAAAACCTCTGGACCGGCAAGCTGAAATTCACCGATCCCAAGGTGGTCGGCGCCTTCACCACCTTCGGCAAGGTCATGGACTGCACCAACAAGGACGCCTCGGGCCTCAGCTGGCAGCAGGCCAGTGACCGCATCGCCGCTGGTACCAGCGCCTTCAATATCATGGGCGACTGGGCAGCCGGCTACTACACCACCACCAAGAAGCTGACCCCCGGCAAGGACTTCGGCTGGGCACCCAGCCCCGGAACCACCAAGGTCTTCGTGATGCTGGCCGACTCGTTCGGTCTGCCCAAGGGCGCCAAGAACCGTACCGAAGCCATGAACTGGCTCAAGGTGCTGGGAAGCAAGCAGGGCCAGGACGCCTTCAACCCGCTCAAGGGCTCCATCGCTGCGCGTATTGACAGCGACCTGAGCAAGTACAACACCTACAGCAAGAGCGCTGCCGCCGACTGGAAGAGCAACAAGATCGTGGGCAGCATGGCGCACGGAGCTGTGGCGCCGGAAAGCTTCATGAGTGCGTTCGGTGCGATCATCGACCAGTTTGTTGCCGGGCGCGACGCGAAGGGCGCTGCCAACGCCGCGCAGCAGCTGGCCACGCGGGCTGGTATCGGCAAGTAA
- a CDS encoding carbohydrate ABC transporter permease, producing MRGLSRDRLWSIAVLLPSVILLGVFVYGFIGRTVYVSLTDWGNDPAQALATNPVIQWVGLANYQELFSGFLQGRFRQEMVSTIFFTLFFILGCLGLGLGLAMILDRNPKGEGLWRTIFLFPMSLSFIVTGTIWRWMLQPQGGVNQIPTVVGGEPSTFGWLSSTESIWKFDWNKLPLLTAVVVAVVLGVLALRALRAAQRTRALVAGLCALMLLAWSLFVGPNLKLLAAPELHGFNLALIGIIIAAVWQMSGYTMALYLAGLRGIPEEIREAAKVDGATDAQMYRRVIFPLLAPITLSAMIILGHISLKIFDLVYAMSGPDNTFTSVPALNMYLTSFRQNQFALGAAIGTILLLLVAFVIVPYLTSAFRTEESH from the coding sequence TTGAGAGGCTTATCGAGAGACCGCCTGTGGTCCATCGCGGTACTGTTGCCCAGCGTCATTCTGCTGGGCGTGTTTGTGTACGGCTTTATCGGCCGCACGGTGTATGTCAGCCTGACCGACTGGGGGAACGACCCGGCCCAGGCCCTGGCGACCAACCCCGTGATTCAGTGGGTAGGTCTGGCCAACTATCAGGAGCTGTTTTCCGGCTTTCTGCAGGGGCGCTTCCGTCAGGAAATGGTCAGCACCATTTTCTTTACCCTGTTTTTCATCCTGGGCTGCCTGGGGCTTGGCCTGGGCCTGGCCATGATTCTCGACCGCAATCCGAAAGGAGAGGGGCTGTGGCGCACCATCTTCCTGTTCCCGATGAGCCTGTCATTTATTGTCACCGGCACCATCTGGCGCTGGATGCTGCAGCCGCAGGGCGGGGTCAACCAGATTCCGACCGTGGTGGGGGGCGAGCCCAGTACCTTCGGCTGGCTGAGCAGCACCGAGTCCATCTGGAAGTTTGACTGGAACAAGCTGCCGCTCCTGACCGCAGTCGTGGTCGCGGTGGTGCTGGGAGTGCTTGCCCTGCGGGCTTTGAGGGCGGCGCAGCGTACCAGAGCACTGGTAGCGGGGCTCTGCGCCCTGATGCTGCTGGCGTGGTCGCTGTTTGTCGGGCCCAACCTGAAGCTGCTGGCGGCGCCGGAACTGCACGGCTTCAACCTGGCCCTGATCGGCATCATTATCGCGGCCGTGTGGCAGATGAGCGGTTACACCATGGCCCTGTACCTGGCCGGTCTGCGCGGCATTCCCGAGGAAATCCGCGAGGCGGCCAAGGTCGACGGCGCCACCGACGCCCAGATGTACCGCCGTGTGATTTTTCCCCTGCTGGCGCCTATTACCCTGAGTGCCATGATTATCCTGGGGCACATCAGCCTCAAGATCTTCGACCTGGTGTACGCCATGTCGGGCCCTGACAACACCTTTACCAGCGTTCCGGCGCTGAACATGTACCTGACCAGTTTCCGCCAGAACCAGTTTGCACTGGGCGCGGCCATCGGAACGATCCTGCTGCTGCTGGTGGCCTTCGTGATTGTGCCGTATCTGACCAGCGCCTTCCGCACCGAGGAGAGCCACTGA
- a CDS encoding carbohydrate ABC transporter permease has product MNPSTRFTPGRAATYALLVLAALFFLVPIYLLLATALKSPDAISLTTTWHWPAALNWASFEEAWAKIGGNMGNSLFLAVVATVLAALMGSINGYALAKWKFRGANTLFALMLFGMFIPYQAVLIPLFQFIKSLGLYGSIWGLILAHVVYGLPITTLIFRNFYADVPDALVEAATIDGAGFWAIYRKVIFPISIPGFVVVVIWEFTQVWNEFLFAATLTNTSSQPVTYALSQLAGGQAVSWNLPMAGAILAALPTLLVYILLGRYFVRGLLAGSVKG; this is encoded by the coding sequence ATGAATCCGTCGACCCGATTTACGCCGGGCCGGGCGGCAACATACGCCCTGCTGGTGCTGGCTGCCCTGTTCTTCCTGGTGCCCATCTACCTGCTGCTGGCCACGGCACTCAAGAGCCCCGACGCCATCAGCCTGACCACCACCTGGCACTGGCCGGCTGCGCTCAACTGGGCCAGCTTCGAGGAGGCCTGGGCCAAGATCGGCGGCAACATGGGCAACAGCCTGTTCCTGGCGGTCGTCGCGACCGTGCTGGCCGCCCTGATGGGCAGCATCAACGGCTACGCGCTGGCCAAGTGGAAATTCCGTGGTGCCAATACCCTGTTTGCCCTGATGCTGTTCGGAATGTTCATTCCGTACCAGGCGGTGCTGATTCCGCTGTTTCAGTTCATCAAGTCGCTGGGACTGTACGGCAGCATCTGGGGATTGATCCTGGCGCACGTGGTGTATGGTCTGCCGATCACGACCCTGATCTTCCGCAATTTCTACGCCGACGTGCCCGACGCTCTGGTGGAGGCTGCCACCATCGACGGAGCAGGCTTCTGGGCCATCTACCGCAAGGTCATCTTCCCGATCAGCATTCCGGGTTTCGTGGTCGTGGTGATCTGGGAGTTCACGCAGGTGTGGAACGAGTTCCTGTTCGCCGCGACGCTGACCAACACCAGTTCGCAGCCGGTAACCTACGCCCTGTCACAGCTGGCAGGAGGACAGGCGGTGTCGTGGAACCTGCCGATGGCCGGGGCGATCCTGGCTGCGCTGCCCACGCTGCTGGTCTACATCCTGCTGGGCCGTTACTTTGTACGAGGCCTGCTGGCCGGAAGTGTCAAGGGCTGA
- a CDS encoding sensor histidine kinase, with product MTSAASTVFVVTAERSRAVRLAGTLAQADVLFIQDAETLLREAHVRVPDVVLLYSDTPGVPLSQVLPMLRQRQELSNTWWLAVGTHGLGELLAAGADALISDASPIEALSLQVQTMLRRVVQARSAHDRVGQLQRRMDTWEHEERVRDQLVHMLVHDLKNPIAAVMGLLEIVQDDTRVPEDARDLVRIARDETQHLLHLAANMLDVRKIQAGKMNLRRELMFSPMFAEVIEQARGDIGSGLRDRNVRVEVQQDMSPADADPEIVRRIMANLISNALKHTTNGGAIGIFVSLLEDAVQVVVQDNGEGIPEDDIPNLFAAFEQSRLTLHGRFDTGMGLAFCKMAVEEHGGTIGVESQRGAGATFRFTLPLSRDTDDDDDSADLLV from the coding sequence ATGACAAGCGCTGCTTCCACTGTTTTCGTCGTCACGGCGGAGCGCTCCCGCGCTGTGCGGCTGGCGGGCACGCTGGCGCAGGCTGACGTGCTGTTTATCCAGGACGCCGAGACGCTGCTGCGTGAGGCCCATGTTCGCGTACCTGATGTCGTGCTGCTGTACAGCGATACGCCCGGCGTGCCGCTTTCGCAGGTGCTGCCCATGCTGCGCCAGCGCCAGGAACTGAGTAATACCTGGTGGCTGGCAGTGGGCACCCACGGACTGGGAGAACTGCTCGCGGCCGGCGCTGACGCGCTGATCAGCGACGCCTCGCCCATTGAGGCCCTGAGCCTGCAGGTGCAGACCATGCTGCGCCGGGTCGTCCAGGCCCGGAGCGCGCATGACCGGGTGGGCCAGCTGCAGCGGCGCATGGACACCTGGGAGCATGAGGAGCGCGTACGCGATCAGCTGGTGCACATGCTGGTCCACGACCTGAAAAATCCCATCGCGGCCGTGATGGGCCTGCTGGAAATTGTGCAGGACGACACCCGCGTGCCTGAAGACGCGCGGGATCTGGTGCGCATAGCGCGCGACGAGACCCAGCATCTGCTGCATCTTGCGGCCAACATGCTCGATGTCCGCAAGATCCAGGCCGGCAAGATGAACCTGCGCCGTGAACTTATGTTCAGCCCCATGTTCGCCGAGGTGATCGAACAGGCGCGGGGCGATATCGGCAGTGGTCTGCGCGATCGCAACGTCCGTGTTGAGGTCCAGCAGGACATGAGCCCTGCCGACGCTGACCCCGAGATCGTGCGCCGCATCATGGCCAATCTGATCAGCAACGCTCTGAAACACACCACCAACGGCGGCGCCATCGGCATCTTCGTGTCCCTGCTCGAGGACGCGGTGCAGGTTGTTGTTCAGGACAACGGTGAAGGTATTCCCGAAGATGACATCCCCAATCTGTTTGCGGCCTTCGAGCAAAGCCGGCTGACCCTGCACGGCCGCTTTGACACCGGCATGGGGCTGGCCTTCTGCAAGATGGCAGTCGAGGAGCACGGCGGAACCATCGGGGTGGAGTCGCAGCGTGGTGCGGGCGCCACCTTCAGGTTCACCCTGCCGCTTTCGCGCGACACTGACGATGACGACGATTCCGCCGATCTGCTGGTGTGA